A section of the Gloeocapsa sp. DLM2.Bin57 genome encodes:
- the trpB gene encoding tryptophan synthase subunit beta, translating into MTLTPISPTTSQVPDELGRFGPYGGKYVPETLIPALAELETALKTYQHDPEFQHELCELLTDYVGRPSPLYFAERLSTHYQRPDGSGALIYLKREDLNHTGAHKINNALAQVLLAKRMGKTRIIAETGAGQHGVATATVCARFGLECVIYMGVHDMERQKLNVFRMKLLGATVEPVAAGTGTLKDATSQAIRDWVTNVEHTHYILGSVAGPHPYPMMVRDFHAIIGQETRRQCQEKWGGLPDILLACIGGGSNAMGLFSEFVNESTVRLIGVEAAGEGVASGKHAATLTAGTPGVLHGAMSYLLQDKQGQVIEPHSISAGLDYPGVGPEHSYLKDSHRAEYYSVTDSEAVAAFQRVAELEGIIPALETAHAFAYLETLCPQLTGNPRIIINCSGRGDKDVQTVAKYLEQQC; encoded by the coding sequence GTGACCCTGACACCAATTTCCCCCACAACTAGCCAAGTTCCCGACGAACTAGGACGCTTTGGACCATACGGCGGTAAATACGTACCTGAAACCCTGATACCAGCTTTAGCAGAGTTAGAAACAGCGCTAAAAACTTATCAACATGACCCCGAATTTCAACACGAATTATGCGAGTTACTAACTGATTACGTAGGGAGACCAAGTCCTCTCTATTTTGCCGAGCGTCTCTCCACCCATTATCAACGTCCCGACGGCTCAGGAGCATTAATCTACCTCAAAAGAGAAGACTTAAATCACACAGGTGCTCATAAAATTAACAACGCTTTAGCTCAAGTCCTCCTGGCTAAACGCATGGGTAAAACACGCATCATCGCTGAAACAGGAGCAGGACAACATGGGGTAGCTACAGCTACAGTCTGTGCTCGTTTTGGGCTAGAGTGCGTCATTTATATGGGTGTTCACGATATGGAACGCCAAAAACTCAACGTCTTTCGGATGAAATTACTCGGCGCAACGGTAGAGCCAGTAGCCGCGGGAACAGGTACTCTCAAAGACGCTACCTCCCAAGCTATTCGCGATTGGGTAACCAATGTAGAACATACCCACTATATCCTTGGCTCAGTAGCAGGACCTCACCCCTATCCCATGATGGTTAGAGATTTTCACGCCATTATTGGTCAAGAAACCCGCAGACAATGTCAAGAAAAATGGGGGGGGTTACCAGATATTCTCCTGGCTTGTATCGGTGGTGGTTCAAACGCTATGGGGTTATTCTCTGAGTTCGTTAATGAATCAACGGTACGCTTAATCGGTGTAGAAGCAGCAGGAGAAGGTGTGGCTTCAGGCAAACACGCAGCTACCCTCACCGCAGGAACTCCAGGAGTTTTACACGGTGCGATGAGTTATCTATTACAAGATAAACAAGGTCAAGTCATAGAGCCTCATTCTATCAGTGCAGGCTTAGATTATCCCGGTGTAGGTCCAGAACATAGTTATCTCAAAGATAGTCACAGAGCAGAATATTACAGTGTGACTGACTCGGAAGCTGTAGCGGCTTTTCAACGGGTAGCTGAGTTAGAGGGAATTATTCCCGCTTTAGAAACCGCTCACGCTTTTGCTTATCTAGAGACTCTTTGTCCTCAATTGACTGGTAATCCCCGCATTATTATTAATTGCTCCGGTAGGGGTGATAAGGATGTACAAACCGTAGCTAAATACCTCGAGCAACAGTGTTAA